The following are encoded together in the Bradyrhizobium genosp. L genome:
- the leuC gene encoding 3-isopropylmalate dehydratase large subunit, with product MPGRSLFEKIWDQHVIARLNEDTDLLHIDRHLLHDLGGSRGLLDLKSRGLKVHNPELTFATPDHALSTAPGRAGTSKIGMELLAALRVETSASGITLFDVDQPGQGIVHVIGPELGLSLPGATIVCGDSHTCTHGGLGALAFGIGSSELTHVLATQALIQRRPKTLRARFEGKLPLGVTAKDMILALIGHIGAAGGTGHAVEYAGSAIRELPVEGRLTICNLSIELGAKMGMVAPDEKTFEFLRGRPYAPKGEMWDLAVKAWRELPSDPDAVFDREVMIDVTKIIPQVTWGISPEHVIGVDGKIPDPKAVDDPARRAAIETALDYMGLKGGAPIAGTPVDWVFIGSCTNSRLSDLRAAAEVARGRKVAAGVRAWVVPGSENVKREAVAEGLDKIFVDAGFEWREPGCSMCLAANGEVVAPGQRSVSTSNRNFVGRQGPRARTHLASPASAAASAIAGAIADVRMMGR from the coding sequence ATGCCCGGACGAAGCCTGTTCGAGAAGATCTGGGACCAGCATGTCATTGCCCGGTTGAACGAGGACACTGACCTTCTGCACATCGATCGTCATCTGCTGCACGATCTCGGCGGCTCGCGCGGCTTGCTCGATCTGAAGAGCCGCGGCCTCAAGGTTCACAATCCCGAACTGACCTTTGCGACGCCCGATCACGCGCTGTCGACTGCGCCGGGCCGCGCCGGAACCAGCAAGATCGGGATGGAATTGCTGGCGGCGCTGCGGGTCGAGACGTCGGCGAGCGGCATTACCTTGTTCGATGTCGATCAGCCCGGCCAAGGTATCGTCCACGTCATCGGGCCGGAGCTCGGCCTGAGCCTGCCGGGCGCGACGATCGTCTGCGGCGACAGCCACACCTGCACCCATGGCGGCCTCGGCGCGCTCGCCTTCGGCATCGGGTCGAGCGAGCTCACCCATGTGCTGGCGACGCAGGCGCTGATCCAGCGCCGGCCGAAGACGCTGCGCGCAAGGTTCGAGGGCAAGCTGCCGCTCGGCGTCACCGCCAAGGACATGATCCTGGCACTGATCGGGCATATCGGCGCCGCCGGCGGCACCGGCCATGCGGTCGAATATGCCGGCAGCGCGATCCGCGAATTGCCGGTCGAGGGGCGGCTGACGATCTGCAACCTCTCGATCGAGCTCGGTGCCAAGATGGGGATGGTCGCACCCGACGAGAAGACGTTTGAATTCCTGCGCGGCCGTCCCTACGCGCCGAAAGGCGAGATGTGGGACTTGGCGGTGAAGGCCTGGCGCGAGCTGCCGAGCGATCCGGACGCGGTGTTCGATCGCGAGGTCATGATCGATGTCACGAAGATCATCCCGCAGGTGACCTGGGGCATCAGCCCCGAGCACGTCATCGGCGTCGACGGCAAAATTCCCGATCCGAAGGCGGTCGACGATCCGGCGCGCCGCGCCGCGATCGAGACCGCGCTCGACTATATGGGCCTCAAGGGCGGCGCGCCGATCGCGGGCACGCCGGTCGATTGGGTGTTCATCGGCTCCTGCACCAACAGCCGGCTGAGCGATCTCCGCGCCGCGGCCGAAGTGGCGCGCGGCCGCAAGGTCGCCGCCGGCGTCCGCGCCTGGGTGGTGCCGGGTTCGGAGAACGTCAAGCGCGAGGCGGTGGCCGAAGGGCTCGACAAGATATTCGTCGATGCCGGCTTCGAATGGCGCGAGCCGGGCTGCTCGATGTGCCTCGCCGCCAATGGCGAGGTGGTGGCGCCGGGCCAGCGCTCGGTCTCGACCTCGAACCGCAATTTCGTCGGCCGGCAAGGACCGCGCGCACGGACGCATCTGGCAAGCCCGGCGAGTGCTGCGGCCTCCGCCATTGCCGGCGCGATCGCCGATGTCCGGATGATGGGACGCTGA
- the leuD gene encoding 3-isopropylmalate dehydratase small subunit: MPKPFDKLTATAAPIMRSNIDTDVIIRIERLVGNSIRGTLGKWAFGSLRYLPDGSENPEFILNREPYREAEILVTGPNFGCGSSREGAVWSLQERGIRAIIGSGFGDIFFANCFQNGILPVIVDKAVVDSLAADIEATQGAGKVSIDLEAQTIVSPSGARHSFEIDPRRRDGLLKGLDEVALTLQRDDEIHAFQASDRAARPWIHSTRISA; the protein is encoded by the coding sequence ATGCCAAAACCGTTCGACAAGCTCACCGCAACCGCCGCGCCGATCATGCGCAGCAACATCGATACCGACGTCATCATCCGCATCGAGCGGCTCGTCGGCAATTCGATCCGCGGCACGCTCGGCAAATGGGCGTTCGGCTCGCTGCGCTATCTGCCCGATGGCTCGGAAAATCCGGAGTTCATCCTCAACCGCGAGCCGTATCGGGAGGCGGAGATCCTCGTCACCGGGCCGAATTTCGGCTGCGGCTCGTCGCGCGAGGGCGCGGTGTGGTCGCTGCAGGAACGCGGCATCCGCGCCATCATCGGCTCCGGCTTCGGCGACATCTTCTTCGCCAACTGCTTCCAGAACGGCATCCTGCCTGTCATCGTCGACAAGGCGGTGGTCGATTCCCTCGCCGCCGACATCGAGGCGACACAGGGCGCGGGCAAGGTCTCGATCGATCTGGAGGCGCAGACCATCGTCTCGCCGTCGGGCGCGCGCCATTCCTTCGAGATCGACCCGCGGCGGCGCGACGGACTTCTGAAGGGCCTCGACGAGGTCGCGCTGACATTGCAGCGCGACGACGAAATCCACGCCTTCCAGGCTTCCGACCGGGCGGCGCGGCCCTGGATTCATTCGACAAGGATATCGGCATGA
- the leuB gene encoding 3-isopropylmalate dehydrogenase has protein sequence MSTQSNMMKVAVVGGEGIGPEVTAQSRRVLEWFAANRGAPMTLRDAEYGLIPYLKTGKVLPEDTAEAMDEADAILWGATGGPETTEVPPAARKAGSLLGLRSKYDLYANLRPILASPALAASAPLKPEVLDGVDFVIIRELTSGIYFGQPRGIETLPDGQRRGFNTEEYATNHIRRVARAAFELARTRRNKVCSVDKANVLEASVVWREEIIALHKEEFSDVELVHLYVDNAAMQIVREPRQFDVMVTGNIFGDILSDCAAMASGSLGMLPSASLGPVDRYGRRKALYEPVHGSAPDIAGKGIANPLGSILSVAMLLRLTLDRPADADLLEKAVQTALASGARTADIAEAGAKKLSTAQMGDAVLSALDKIAAREHA, from the coding sequence ATGAGCACGCAATCCAACATGATGAAGGTCGCCGTCGTCGGCGGCGAGGGCATCGGCCCCGAGGTCACCGCGCAGTCGCGGCGCGTGCTCGAATGGTTCGCGGCCAATCGCGGCGCGCCGATGACGCTGCGCGACGCCGAGTACGGGCTGATCCCGTATCTCAAGACCGGCAAGGTGCTGCCCGAGGATACCGCGGAGGCGATGGACGAGGCTGACGCGATCCTGTGGGGCGCCACCGGCGGACCGGAGACCACCGAGGTGCCGCCGGCCGCGCGCAAAGCGGGCAGCCTGCTCGGCCTGCGCAGCAAATACGATCTCTACGCCAATCTGCGGCCGATCCTGGCGAGCCCGGCGCTTGCGGCCTCCGCGCCGCTGAAGCCCGAGGTGCTCGACGGCGTCGACTTCGTCATCATCCGCGAACTGACCAGCGGCATCTATTTCGGCCAGCCGCGCGGCATCGAGACCTTGCCGGACGGCCAGCGCCGCGGCTTCAACACCGAGGAATACGCCACCAACCACATCCGCCGCGTGGCGCGCGCAGCGTTCGAGCTGGCGCGGACCCGCCGCAACAAGGTGTGCTCGGTCGACAAGGCCAATGTGCTGGAGGCCAGCGTGGTCTGGCGCGAGGAGATCATCGCGCTGCATAAGGAAGAATTCTCCGACGTCGAGCTCGTCCATCTCTATGTCGACAACGCCGCGATGCAGATCGTGCGCGAGCCCAGGCAGTTCGACGTCATGGTCACCGGCAATATCTTCGGCGACATCCTGTCCGACTGCGCGGCGATGGCCTCGGGCTCGCTCGGCATGCTGCCGTCGGCCTCGCTCGGCCCGGTCGACCGCTATGGCCGGCGCAAGGCGCTGTACGAGCCGGTGCATGGCAGCGCGCCCGACATCGCGGGCAAGGGCATCGCCAATCCGCTCGGATCGATCCTCAGCGTCGCGATGCTGCTGCGCTTGACACTGGACCGCCCCGCGGATGCCGACCTGCTGGAGAAGGCGGTGCAGACCGCGCTCGCATCGGGGGCGCGGACCGCCGATATCGCCGAGGCCGGCGCGAAGAAGCTGTCGACCGCCCAGATGGGCGATGCGGTACTCAGCGCGCTCGACAAGATCGCGGCGAGGGAGCACGCCTGA
- a CDS encoding ABC transporter substrate-binding protein: MAHISRRSALTVIATGGAALASRHAWAEAMPGRAIYPVAVPVYQTQFVADRIGYFKEAGLDCKLIQGGSGVKTREIIASSQGDIGIGDVTHPMQLTNHGRAARVLLPIDTRSNSVMFIIRKDLKDQGITTLEAFTQWKRPDGRKPIVSVSSLGGTNHVWASYYMETMGLDDKVTWIGTGNVDTMLGTLKSKQADILVSSLSLLTDAQKQGWGELLFDGTDEAIWNKHIGGKVPVTAHFTLQATIDKDPAKMEAYVTALWRAAQWIKAHKAEEVYDAIEPYVGSTSRESNLLEISSIQKVADYDGRVDAASFARGEKVWFREMTGIKPLKIEDVVNTALIDAARKAYPG; encoded by the coding sequence ATGGCTCACATTTCCAGGCGCTCGGCACTGACCGTGATCGCGACCGGCGGTGCTGCGCTTGCGTCGCGACACGCCTGGGCGGAGGCGATGCCGGGCCGCGCGATCTATCCGGTCGCGGTGCCGGTCTACCAGACGCAGTTTGTGGCCGATCGCATCGGCTACTTCAAGGAAGCAGGCCTCGACTGCAAGCTGATCCAGGGCGGCAGCGGCGTGAAGACCCGCGAGATCATCGCCTCCTCGCAAGGCGATATCGGGATCGGCGACGTCACCCATCCGATGCAGCTCACCAATCACGGCCGCGCCGCGCGCGTGCTACTGCCGATCGACACGCGGTCGAATTCGGTGATGTTCATCATCCGCAAGGACCTGAAGGACCAGGGCATCACCACGCTGGAGGCGTTTACGCAGTGGAAGCGGCCGGATGGCCGCAAGCCGATCGTCTCGGTCTCATCGCTCGGCGGCACCAACCATGTCTGGGCGTCCTACTACATGGAAACCATGGGGCTCGACGACAAGGTGACCTGGATCGGCACCGGCAATGTCGACACCATGCTGGGTACGCTGAAGTCGAAGCAGGCCGACATCCTGGTCTCGTCGCTGTCGCTCCTGACCGACGCGCAGAAGCAGGGTTGGGGCGAGCTGCTGTTCGACGGCACCGATGAGGCGATCTGGAATAAGCATATCGGCGGCAAGGTGCCCGTGACGGCGCATTTCACGTTGCAGGCCACGATCGACAAGGATCCTGCCAAGATGGAGGCCTATGTCACCGCGCTGTGGCGCGCCGCGCAGTGGATCAAGGCGCACAAGGCCGAAGAGGTCTACGACGCGATCGAGCCCTATGTTGGCAGCACCTCGCGCGAGTCCAACCTACTCGAGATCTCCTCGATCCAGAAGGTCGCGGACTATGACGGCCGGGTCGACGCCGCGAGCTTTGCGCGCGGCGAGAAGGTCTGGTTCCGCGAGATGACCGGCATCAAGCCGCTCAAGATCGAGGACGTGGTCAACACCGCCCTGATCGACGCGGCGCGAAAGGCCTATCCGGGTTGA
- a CDS encoding ABC transporter ATP-binding protein yields the protein MSALETSVVAPSRSPADRRVEVKSLSKSFQLAKTTIEAVRDVTFDVRRGEFVALLGPSGSGKSTVLNMIASLIRPSGGEILIDGKRVITGKATPDVGYVFQRDTLFPWRTVADNIGYGLELAGIPAQERKERIAECVAQAGLRGFETAYPSALSGGMRQRAALMRTLIVEPQILLMDEPFGALDTHTKIDMHEVLLRIWEREQQTVLFVTHDLGEALTLADRIILFSARPGRIKDMFEVDFARPRDAVKVRETPRYAELFQHIWHSLGEEFVKGRSA from the coding sequence TTGAGCGCGCTGGAGACGAGCGTCGTTGCGCCATCGCGCTCGCCGGCGGACCGCCGCGTCGAGGTCAAAAGCCTGAGCAAATCGTTCCAGCTCGCCAAGACCACGATCGAGGCCGTCCGCGACGTCACCTTCGACGTCCGCCGCGGCGAGTTCGTCGCGCTGCTCGGTCCCTCGGGATCCGGCAAGAGCACCGTGCTCAACATGATCGCCTCGCTGATCCGGCCGAGCGGCGGCGAGATCCTGATCGACGGCAAGCGTGTCATCACGGGCAAGGCGACGCCTGATGTCGGCTATGTCTTCCAGCGCGACACGCTGTTTCCATGGCGGACGGTCGCCGACAATATCGGCTACGGGCTGGAGCTCGCCGGCATTCCCGCGCAGGAGCGGAAGGAGCGCATCGCGGAATGCGTCGCGCAGGCCGGCTTGAGGGGATTTGAGACCGCCTATCCGTCGGCGCTGTCGGGCGGCATGCGGCAGCGTGCGGCCTTGATGCGGACGCTGATCGTCGAGCCGCAGATTCTCCTGATGGACGAGCCGTTCGGCGCGCTCGACACCCACACCAAGATCGACATGCACGAAGTGCTGCTGCGGATCTGGGAGCGCGAGCAGCAGACCGTGCTGTTCGTCACCCACGATCTCGGCGAAGCCCTGACCCTGGCCGACCGCATCATCCTGTTCTCGGCACGGCCGGGCCGGATCAAGGACATGTTCGAGGTCGACTTCGCCCGGCCGCGCGACGCGGTGAAGGTGCGCGAGACGCCGCGCTACGCGGAGCTGTTCCAGCACATCTGGCACTCGCTCGGCGAGGAATTCGTCAAGGGCCGCAGTGCATGA
- a CDS encoding ABC transporter permease, translated as MRRFSTLSTIAWQVLICAVVLSVWQWGYDLRAKLPWLVPDLLDPYFISKPSMIFDNFLIQSCLTSKLGAFNSWFNGEFGKCLARNENNLWAATAITLKNTFFGFVTGVVSGFVAGLILGRSDRLSAIFQPFITAVNSIPRIALAPIIVLAFGIGDMSKIVTSWIVVVFLVFFNTFEGARSIDEGFTNAARLLGASEWQITRTVVIPSTMAWVFASLTPAISFALIGVIVGEFIGAERGIGRLIIESEARGEASGMMVAVVVLMLVGVVLSAIIRRLQTYLLRWRVQRSAE; from the coding sequence ATGAGGCGGTTCAGCACGCTCAGCACGATCGCCTGGCAGGTCCTGATCTGCGCCGTCGTGCTGTCGGTCTGGCAATGGGGCTATGACTTGCGGGCCAAGCTGCCGTGGCTGGTGCCTGATCTGCTCGACCCCTACTTCATTTCAAAACCGTCGATGATCTTCGACAACTTCCTGATCCAGAGCTGTCTGACCTCCAAGCTCGGCGCGTTCAACAGCTGGTTCAATGGCGAGTTCGGAAAGTGCCTGGCGCGCAATGAGAACAATCTCTGGGCGGCGACGGCGATCACGCTGAAGAACACCTTCTTCGGCTTCGTCACCGGCGTGGTCTCCGGCTTCGTCGCGGGCTTGATCCTGGGACGCTCCGATCGGCTGAGCGCGATCTTTCAGCCCTTCATCACCGCGGTCAATTCGATCCCGCGGATCGCACTGGCGCCGATCATCGTGCTGGCGTTCGGCATCGGCGACATGTCGAAGATCGTGACGTCGTGGATCGTCGTCGTCTTCCTGGTGTTCTTCAACACCTTCGAGGGCGCGCGCTCGATCGATGAGGGTTTTACCAACGCCGCGCGCCTGCTCGGCGCCAGCGAGTGGCAGATCACGCGCACGGTGGTGATCCCCTCGACCATGGCCTGGGTGTTCGCCTCGCTGACGCCGGCGATCTCGTTCGCGCTGATCGGCGTGATCGTCGGTGAATTCATCGGCGCCGAGCGCGGCATCGGTCGGCTGATCATCGAGTCAGAGGCCCGCGGGGAAGCCTCCGGCATGATGGTCGCCGTCGTGGTTTTGATGCTGGTCGGCGTCGTGCTGTCGGCGATCATCCGGCGGCTGCAGACCTATCTGCTGCGCTGGCGGGTCCAGCGCAGCGCGGAGTAG
- the garD gene encoding galactarate dehydratase — protein sequence MDQSIGAKEQPRYIKLNARDNVAIVVNDFGLPAGSRFACGLTLRAFVPQGHKTALADIAEGAPIIRYGEVIGYALSPILAGEWVDEARIRMPEAPPLDQLEISTAVPSPLPPLEGFTFEGFRNPDGSVGTKNILGISSSVQCVKGTMEYAVKRIRAELLPKYPNVDDVVPLTHAYGCGVAITAPDAVVPIRTLQNLALNPNFGGEILVIGLGCEKLAPERLVPEGINDAIVRMQDEAFDGFGAIVDAIMTQAEARLKVLNARTRETCPAADLVIGLQCGGSDAFSGVTANPAVGFAADLLVRAGATVMFSEVTEVRDAIQLLTRRAINEDVGRALIREMAWYDAYLARGGADRSANTTPGNKKGGLANIVEKSLGSIVKSGSGPIAGVLSPGEKARQKGMLFAATPASDFICGTLQLASGMTLQVFTTGRGTPYGLAAAPVIKVATRSELARRWKDLIDFDAGCIATGDKTIEETGWDLFRLILDVASGRTKPWSDRWGIHNDLTLFNPAPVT from the coding sequence ATGGACCAGTCGATCGGCGCCAAGGAGCAGCCCCGTTACATCAAGCTCAACGCGCGCGACAATGTCGCGATCGTCGTGAATGATTTCGGCCTGCCCGCCGGTTCGCGCTTCGCCTGCGGCCTGACGTTGCGCGCCTTCGTGCCGCAGGGCCACAAGACCGCGCTCGCGGACATCGCCGAGGGCGCGCCGATCATCCGCTACGGCGAGGTGATCGGCTATGCCCTTTCGCCGATCCTGGCCGGCGAATGGGTCGACGAGGCGCGCATCCGCATGCCGGAGGCACCGCCACTCGACCAGCTCGAGATCTCGACGGCGGTGCCCTCGCCGCTGCCGCCGCTGGAAGGTTTCACCTTCGAAGGTTTTCGCAATCCCGACGGCTCCGTCGGCACAAAGAACATCCTCGGCATCTCCTCCTCCGTGCAATGCGTCAAGGGCACGATGGAGTATGCCGTGAAGCGTATCCGCGCCGAGCTGCTGCCGAAATATCCCAATGTCGACGACGTCGTGCCGCTGACCCATGCCTATGGCTGCGGTGTCGCGATCACGGCGCCCGACGCGGTGGTGCCGATCCGCACCTTGCAAAACCTCGCGCTCAACCCGAATTTCGGCGGCGAGATCCTGGTCATCGGTCTCGGCTGCGAAAAGCTCGCGCCTGAGCGGCTGGTGCCGGAGGGCATCAACGACGCCATCGTCCGGATGCAGGACGAGGCTTTCGACGGCTTCGGCGCCATCGTCGATGCGATCATGACGCAGGCCGAGGCGCGCCTGAAGGTGCTCAACGCCCGCACCCGCGAGACCTGCCCGGCCGCCGATCTCGTGATCGGCCTGCAATGCGGCGGCAGCGACGCGTTTTCGGGCGTCACGGCGAACCCTGCCGTCGGCTTCGCCGCCGACCTTTTGGTGCGTGCCGGGGCGACCGTGATGTTCTCGGAAGTGACCGAGGTGCGCGACGCGATCCAGCTTCTGACCCGCCGCGCGATCAACGAGGATGTCGGCCGCGCGCTGATCCGCGAGATGGCGTGGTACGACGCCTATCTCGCCCGCGGCGGCGCCGATCGCAGCGCCAATACCACGCCGGGCAACAAGAAGGGCGGCCTCGCCAACATCGTTGAGAAATCACTGGGCTCGATCGTCAAGTCCGGCTCGGGACCGATCGCCGGCGTGCTGTCGCCCGGCGAGAAAGCGCGCCAGAAGGGCATGCTGTTCGCGGCGACGCCGGCCAGCGATTTCATCTGCGGCACGCTGCAACTGGCCTCCGGCATGACCTTGCAGGTATTCACCACCGGCCGCGGCACGCCCTATGGCCTGGCTGCCGCGCCCGTCATCAAGGTCGCGACCCGCAGCGAGCTGGCGCGGCGCTGGAAGGATTTGATCGATTTCGATGCCGGCTGCATCGCGACCGGCGACAAGACGATCGAGGAGACCGGCTGGGACCTGTTCCGCCTGATCCTCGACGTCGCGAGCGGCCGCACCAAGCCGTGGTCGGATCGCTGGGGCATCCACAACGACCTCACGCTGTTCAACCCGGCGCCGGTGACCTAG
- a CDS encoding aldehyde dehydrogenase family protein: protein MTAHQKNFIAGEWVDGTAITRDINPSNTNDVVGEYAKADKAQTEKAIAAAKAAFPAWSRSTPQERFDALNKVSLEILARKEELGRLLAREEGKTLPEGIGEVARAGQIFAFFAGEALRLTGEKGASVRPGLDVEITREPVGVVGMITPWNFPIAIPAWKIAPALCYGNSVVFKPAELVPGSAHALSEIIARSGIPAGVFNLVVGSGSVVGQTLLEHPDVAAISFTGSVQTGRKIAQACVLSNPMKKFQLEMGGKNPLVVLDDADVKVAVEVAVNGAYFSTGQRCTASSRLIVTSGIHDRFVAAMTERMKGLSVDDALKSGVHVGPVVDQSQLDQDLRYIKIGQDEGARLHWGGELLNRETPGFYLQPALFTEASNSMRIAREEIFGPVACVIRAKDYDEALAISNDTEFGLASGICTTSLKYASHYKRNSEAGMVMVNLPTAGVDYHVPFGGRKGSSYGAREQGAYAREFYTTVKTAYTFPG, encoded by the coding sequence ATGACCGCTCACCAGAAGAACTTCATCGCCGGCGAATGGGTCGACGGCACAGCCATCACGCGGGACATCAACCCGTCCAACACCAACGACGTCGTCGGTGAATATGCCAAGGCCGACAAGGCGCAGACCGAGAAAGCGATCGCCGCCGCCAAGGCCGCCTTCCCGGCCTGGTCGCGTTCGACGCCGCAGGAGCGCTTCGACGCGCTGAACAAGGTTTCCCTCGAAATCCTCGCCCGCAAGGAAGAGCTCGGCCGCCTGCTTGCGCGCGAGGAAGGCAAGACGCTGCCGGAAGGCATCGGCGAGGTCGCCCGCGCCGGGCAGATCTTTGCGTTCTTCGCCGGCGAAGCGCTGCGGCTGACGGGCGAGAAAGGCGCGTCCGTGCGCCCCGGCCTCGACGTCGAGATCACCCGCGAGCCGGTCGGTGTCGTCGGCATGATCACGCCGTGGAATTTTCCGATCGCGATTCCCGCCTGGAAGATCGCGCCCGCGCTCTGCTACGGCAATTCAGTGGTGTTCAAGCCGGCCGAGCTGGTGCCGGGCTCGGCACACGCGCTGTCGGAAATCATCGCGCGCTCCGGCATCCCGGCCGGCGTGTTCAATCTGGTCGTGGGCTCGGGCTCGGTGGTCGGCCAGACCCTGCTCGAACACCCCGATGTTGCCGCGATCTCCTTCACCGGCTCGGTGCAGACCGGCCGCAAGATCGCGCAGGCCTGCGTGCTGTCGAACCCGATGAAGAAGTTCCAGCTCGAGATGGGCGGCAAGAATCCGCTGGTCGTGCTCGACGATGCCGACGTCAAGGTCGCGGTCGAGGTCGCCGTCAACGGCGCCTATTTCTCGACCGGCCAGCGCTGCACCGCGTCCTCGCGGCTGATCGTCACATCAGGCATCCATGACCGCTTCGTCGCCGCGATGACCGAGCGGATGAAGGGCCTTTCGGTCGACGACGCGCTGAAGAGCGGCGTGCATGTCGGCCCCGTCGTCGACCAGAGCCAGCTCGACCAGGACCTCCGCTACATCAAGATCGGCCAGGACGAAGGCGCCCGCCTGCACTGGGGCGGCGAGTTGCTCAACCGCGAGACACCCGGCTTCTATCTGCAGCCGGCGCTGTTCACCGAGGCCAGCAACTCGATGCGCATCGCCCGCGAGGAAATCTTCGGCCCGGTCGCCTGCGTGATCCGCGCCAAGGACTACGACGAGGCGCTCGCGATCTCCAACGATACCGAGTTCGGGCTAGCGTCCGGCATTTGCACCACCAGCCTGAAATACGCCTCGCATTACAAGCGCAACAGCGAAGCCGGCATGGTGATGGTCAATCTGCCGACCGCCGGCGTCGACTATCACGTGCCGTTCGGCGGCCGCAAAGGCTCGAGCTACGGCGCCCGCGAACAGGGCGCCTACGCCCGCGAGTTCTACACGACGGTGAAGACGGCCTATACGTTCCCAGGTTGA
- the gudD gene encoding glucarate dehydratase — MIQDTVHTGFAGAPVVTAMEVIPVAGRDGMLLNLSGAHAPFFTRNLVILTDNSGHTGVGEVPGGEKIRKTLEDASDLVVGQSIGALNNILASMRKTFADRDAGGRGKQTFDLRVTIHAVTAVESALLDLLGQHLNLPVAALLGEGQQRASVETLGYLFFVGDRRKTSLPYVEGETGKSDWFDLRHQEAMTPDAIVRLAEATQAHYGFADFKLKGGVLRGEEEIEAVTAIAKRFPKARVTLDPNGAWSLDEAIRLCSNMHDVLAYAEDPCGAEAGFSGREIMAEFRRATGLPTATNMIATDWRQLSHALRLGAVDIPLADPHFWTMQGSVRVAQTCRDNGLTWGSHSNNHFDISLAMFTHVGAAAPGKVTAIDTHWIWQDGQALTKEPLQIKGGKIAIPDRPGLGIEIDRAAIEAANALYKQHGLGARDDALAMQFLIPGWTFDDKRPCLVR; from the coding sequence ATGATCCAGGATACGGTCCACACCGGTTTTGCCGGCGCCCCCGTTGTCACGGCGATGGAGGTGATCCCGGTCGCCGGACGCGACGGCATGCTCCTCAATCTGAGCGGCGCGCATGCGCCGTTCTTCACCCGCAACCTCGTCATCCTCACCGACAACTCCGGCCACACCGGTGTCGGCGAGGTGCCCGGCGGCGAGAAAATCAGGAAGACGCTCGAGGACGCAAGCGACCTCGTCGTCGGCCAGAGCATCGGCGCCCTCAACAATATTCTGGCCTCGATGCGCAAGACATTCGCCGACCGCGACGCCGGCGGCCGCGGCAAGCAGACGTTTGACCTGCGCGTCACGATCCACGCCGTGACGGCGGTCGAGTCCGCCCTGCTCGATCTGCTTGGCCAGCATCTCAATTTGCCGGTCGCTGCGCTGCTCGGCGAGGGCCAGCAGCGTGCCAGCGTCGAGACGCTCGGCTATCTCTTCTTCGTCGGCGACCGCCGCAAGACCAGTCTACCTTACGTCGAAGGCGAGACCGGCAAGTCCGACTGGTTCGACCTGCGCCATCAGGAGGCGATGACGCCGGACGCGATCGTCCGCCTCGCTGAAGCCACCCAGGCGCATTACGGCTTTGCCGATTTCAAGCTGAAGGGCGGCGTGCTGCGCGGCGAGGAAGAAATCGAAGCGGTCACGGCAATTGCAAAACGTTTTCCCAAAGCGCGTGTCACGCTCGATCCGAATGGTGCCTGGTCCCTCGACGAGGCGATCCGTCTGTGCAGCAACATGCACGATGTCCTCGCCTATGCCGAGGATCCCTGCGGCGCCGAGGCCGGCTTCTCCGGCCGCGAGATCATGGCCGAGTTCCGCCGCGCCACCGGGCTGCCCACCGCAACCAACATGATCGCGACCGACTGGCGCCAGCTCTCCCACGCGCTGCGGCTCGGTGCCGTCGACATCCCGCTCGCCGATCCGCATTTCTGGACCATGCAGGGCTCCGTGCGGGTGGCGCAGACCTGCCGCGACAACGGCCTGACCTGGGGCTCGCACTCCAACAACCATTTCGATATTTCGCTGGCGATGTTCACCCATGTCGGCGCCGCCGCGCCCGGCAAGGTGACCGCGATCGACACCCACTGGATCTGGCAGGACGGCCAGGCGTTGACGAAGGAGCCGCTGCAGATCAAGGGCGGCAAGATCGCGATCCCGGATCGCCCCGGCCTCGGCATCGAGATCGATCGCGCTGCCATTGAGGCCGCGAACGCGCTATACAAGCAGCATGGCCTCGGCGCCCGCGACGACGCGCTCGCCATGCAGTTCCTGATTCCGGGCTGGACCTTCGACGACAAGCGTCCCTGCCTCGTGCGTTAG